A single region of the Musa acuminata AAA Group cultivar baxijiao chromosome BXJ1-11, Cavendish_Baxijiao_AAA, whole genome shotgun sequence genome encodes:
- the LOC135597019 gene encoding uncharacterized protein LOC135597019 — MALSLSSISVVVPPSKPSSCSFRSRGLDLSRRAHLRSAAFSVDPSLALRQRRKARRRGRGDGFTSFVSASADYYSTLGVPKSASAKEIKAAYRRLARQYHPDVNKQPGATEKFKEISTAYEVLSDDKKRALYDQYGEAGVKSGVGGPAGAYTTNPFDLFETFFGASMGGFSGMDQTTFRTRRYGAAVKGEDIRYDITLEFPEAIFGGEREIVLSHLETCDACTGTGSKIGSKMRICATCGGRGQVMRTEQTPFGLFSQVSICPTCGGEGETISEYCRKCAGEGRLRVRKDIKVKIPPGVSKGSTLRVRGEGDAGLKGGPPGDLYVCLDIKEIPEIQRDGINLCSTVTINYIEAILGTTVKVKTVDGINELQIPPGTQPGDVVVLAKKGVPKLNKPSIRGDHLFTIKVTIPNRISGKERELLEELASLSRDSVSRASPRTSTKAQVNRAESQKSLEAEESEKPSQNDFWQSLKDFAGSVANGALKWLKDNL; from the exons ATGGCGCTCTCCCTCTCCTCCATCTCCGTCGTCGTCCCCCCCTCCAAACCCTCCTCCTGCTCTTTCCGTAGCCGCGGCCTTGACCTCTCCCGGCGCGCCCACCTCCGCTCCGCCGCCTTCTCCGTCGACCCCTCTCTTGCCCTCCGCCAGCGCAGGAAGGCCCGTCGGCGGGGGCGCGGCGATGGCTTCACGAGCTTCGTCAGCGCGTCCGCAGACTACTATTCCACTCTCGGAGTGCCCAAGTCGGCCAGCGCCAAGGAGATCAAGGCCGCTTATAGGAGATTGGCTCGACAG TATCACCCTGATGTCAATAAGCAACCTGGGGCAACAGAAAAATTCAAGGAGATAAGCACTGCATATGAG GTTCTGTCAGATGATAAGAAGAGGGCTTTGTATGACCAATATGGTGAAGCTGGAGTTAAGAGTGGGGTAGGAGGTCCAGCTGGAGCATACACG ACCAATCCTTTTGACCTCTTCGAGACTTTCTTTGGTGCAAGCATGGGTGGTTTCTCTGGGATGGATCAAACTACATTTAGAACACGTAGATATGGTGCCGCTGTGAAGGGTGAAGATATACG GTATGAcataactttggagtttccagaggCCATCTTTGGAGGAGAAAGGGAAATTGTCTTGTCACATTTGGAGACATGTGATGCTTGTACTGGTACTGGATCAAAAATTGGCTCCAAGATGCGAATATGTGCAACTTGTGGTGGAAGAGGTCAAGTAATGCGAACTGAGCAAACACCCTTTGGCCTATTCTCTCAG GTTTCTATATGTCCAACTTGTGGTGGAGAAGGTGAAACTATTTCAGAGTATTGCCGGAAGTGTGCTGGAGAAGGGCGATTACGTGTTAGAAAGGATATTAAAGTAAAAATTCCTCCTGGTGTTAGCAAAGGTAGTACTCTTCGTGTCCGTGGTGAAGGTGATGCAGGACTCAAAGG GGGGCCGCCTGGTGATCTGTATGTCTGCCTTGACATAAAAGAGATACCTGAGATACAAAGAGATGGCATCAATTTATGCTCAACTGTTACAATAAATTACATTGAAGCTATCTTGGGGACTACTGTTAAG GTAAAGACAGTTGATGGGATTAATGAACTTCAAATACCTCCTGGCACTCAACCTGGTGATGTGGTTGTTCTAGCAAAGAAAGGTGTGCCTAAGTTAAACAAGCCATCTATACGTGGTGACCATTTATTTACCATCAAGGTTACTATACCAAATCGTATCAG TGGAAAGGAGCGGGAGTTGCTCGAGGAACTTGCATCTTTGAGTAGAGATTCTGTCAGCCGTGCGAGTCCTCGTACTAGTACAAAAGCACAGG TTAATAGAGCAGAAAGTCAAAAGAGTCTGGAAGCAGAGGAATCAGAAAAACCTAGTCAGAATGACTTTTGGCAGTCACTAAAGGATTTCGCCGG GTCAGTGGCTAACGGGGCACTAAAATGGCTAAAAGACAACCTTTAG